The Mucilaginibacter mallensis genome has a segment encoding these proteins:
- a CDS encoding FUSC family protein codes for MNKSFFELDKSVYLSHILYLIKVILGVIICYILYKSIPEYPFYWSLVSVVIATSLDRSTDQAYDRIKANVLGCIVGASLYPIQLPELLIMCIGVVIIVFLAIGFKITSTLRSALAAFIIICLQIETIKHWYIALERVVCVVAGCVVALLLTLFFNKIWPKAMHMKMTKEV; via the coding sequence ATGAACAAAAGCTTTTTTGAGTTAGATAAGTCGGTTTATTTATCACACATTTTATACCTGATAAAAGTAATTTTAGGTGTTATTATCTGTTACATCCTCTACAAGTCTATTCCTGAATATCCCTTTTATTGGTCGCTGGTTTCGGTTGTAATAGCAACGTCATTAGATCGAAGCACCGATCAGGCTTATGACCGCATAAAAGCAAACGTTTTGGGTTGTATTGTAGGTGCAAGCCTATACCCCATTCAATTGCCTGAATTATTGATTATGTGTATCGGCGTTGTTATAATAGTTTTTTTAGCTATTGGCTTTAAAATAACTAGTACTTTAAGGAGCGCGCTTGCAGCATTCATTATTATATGCCTGCAAATAGAGACTATCAAACACTGGTATATAGCTTTAGAACGTGTAGTATGTGTGGTGGCCGGATGTGTGGTGGCTTTGCTGCTTACGCTATTCTTTAATAAAATTTGGCCGAAAGCAATGCATATGAAGATGACGAAGGAGGTGTGA
- a CDS encoding TlpA disulfide reductase family protein, translated as MKNRIILCGIVSISMLIFSCKDNSAFTISGTVQNPASLKTVFLLESDSTTTNVVDSTKLSEDGKFQFKHTAPYANLYKLRVGGSVFDLIAKNGDAIDFSTDLNDNKHSYTISGSDESEKIQEFNKISNVYTDKNTKLADEYQAKSQALGKQSDSLMKIYLPVFQKNIADYSVVTLKFMNDNKNSLAGFYAATSLDPDKYEQQLIAYADQIKDSFKDNPGVQQFIKQMMLIKPVSIGQPAPEFTVIGVDNKPIKLSDYKGKYVMLDFWASWCGPCRQENPNVVAQYAKFKSKGLNILGISLDTDKDKWQQAITADNLTWSHASDLKNFEGPTERLYHIEAIPSNFIIDPQGIIVAKNVRGADLEDFLNKTFNKP; from the coding sequence ATGAAAAACCGTATCATATTATGCGGCATTGTATCTATCTCAATGCTGATATTTTCGTGCAAGGATAATAGCGCATTTACCATTTCTGGTACTGTTCAAAATCCCGCAAGCTTAAAAACTGTATTCCTGTTAGAGAGCGACAGCACCACCACAAACGTGGTTGACTCAACCAAACTAAGCGAAGATGGTAAATTCCAGTTTAAACATACCGCACCTTATGCTAATCTGTATAAATTACGCGTAGGCGGCAGTGTTTTTGACCTGATAGCTAAAAACGGTGATGCCATTGATTTCAGTACCGATTTGAACGACAATAAACATAGTTACACCATCAGTGGCTCGGATGAATCTGAAAAGATCCAGGAGTTTAACAAGATAAGTAATGTTTATACCGACAAAAACACCAAACTGGCTGATGAATACCAGGCAAAATCACAGGCTTTAGGCAAACAATCAGATTCATTAATGAAAATATATTTGCCGGTATTTCAAAAAAACATAGCTGATTACAGCGTTGTTACTTTGAAATTCATGAATGATAACAAAAACTCGCTGGCTGGCTTTTACGCGGCAACATCACTTGACCCTGATAAATATGAGCAGCAATTAATTGCATATGCAGATCAGATAAAAGATAGTTTTAAGGACAACCCGGGTGTACAGCAGTTCATCAAACAAATGATGCTGATTAAACCGGTATCGATCGGACAGCCTGCACCTGAGTTTACTGTTATAGGTGTAGATAACAAGCCCATCAAACTATCTGATTACAAAGGGAAATATGTTATGCTTGATTTCTGGGCATCATGGTGCGGCCCGTGCAGGCAGGAAAACCCTAATGTAGTTGCGCAGTATGCAAAGTTCAAGTCAAAAGGTCTTAATATCCTTGGTATATCGTTAGATACTGATAAAGATAAATGGCAACAGGCAATCACGGCAGATAATTTAACTTGGAGCCATGCATCAGACCTTAAGAATTTTGAAGGCCCTACAGAAAGGTTATATCATATAGAAGCGATACCATCAAACTTCATAATTGATCCTCAGGGCATTATAGTTGCCAAAAATGTAAGAGGGGCTGATCTTGAAGATTTTTTAAATAAAACATTTAATAAGCCTTAA
- a CDS encoding sodium:solute symporter produces the protein MSPAILLSFIIGYFLVLLVISYLTSRKSTDNDTFFVANRNSKWYLVAFGMIGTALSGVTFISVPGKVGAPTGDQFEYFQFVLGNAAGFIIVATVLLPLYYRLKLTSIYSYIETALGTWSYKTAAGIFLISRIIGSGFRLYLVVIVLQKFIFDSYHVPFAVTVLICLLLIWSYTFKGGLKTIIITDSLQTLFLVSSVFLSIIFICRSLHLNIFEAFDAVKNSSYSKVFFFNDFLSSKFHFVKAFLGGMFITIAMVGLDQDLMQKNLSLSNIREAKKNMFSFTAVFVVINIFFLSVGALLYIYAAHNGIKVAKTDYLYPTIALQYLGIIPAMVFMLGLTAATFATTDSALTALTTSFCVDFLGFNKREAINSKKNVNTRHFVHIGFSVLMLLTIIAFNAINNDAVVTAIFKVASYTYGPLLGLYSFGLFMKNRQVRDKLVPFICLISPAICYFLSTSSKALLGGYVFDNELIIVNGLITFAGLLITSASKTKTPISA, from the coding sequence ATGTCTCCCGCAATACTCTTATCTTTTATCATCGGTTACTTTTTGGTATTGCTGGTTATATCATACCTAACCTCCCGTAAATCAACTGATAACGATACCTTTTTTGTGGCCAACCGTAATTCAAAATGGTATTTGGTTGCATTTGGCATGATCGGCACAGCTTTAAGTGGTGTTACATTTATCTCTGTCCCAGGTAAAGTTGGCGCGCCAACCGGCGATCAGTTTGAGTATTTCCAGTTCGTATTGGGTAATGCCGCAGGGTTTATCATCGTGGCAACTGTATTGCTGCCGCTTTACTACCGGCTTAAATTAACATCCATTTATAGCTATATCGAAACTGCTTTAGGTACATGGAGCTATAAAACTGCCGCCGGTATTTTCCTTATCAGCAGGATAATAGGATCGGGTTTCAGGCTTTACCTGGTGGTAATTGTATTGCAGAAATTTATATTCGATAGCTACCATGTGCCTTTTGCCGTAACGGTGCTGATATGTCTGCTGCTGATATGGTCGTACACGTTTAAAGGAGGCCTTAAAACTATTATTATTACCGATAGTTTGCAGACGCTGTTCCTGGTATCATCTGTCTTTTTGTCGATCATATTCATTTGCCGCAGCCTGCATTTAAACATATTTGAAGCTTTTGACGCAGTTAAGAATAGCAGCTACTCCAAAGTCTTTTTCTTTAATGATTTCCTGAGTAGCAAGTTCCATTTTGTGAAGGCATTTTTGGGTGGCATGTTTATTACCATAGCCATGGTGGGTCTCGATCAGGACCTGATGCAGAAAAACCTGAGCCTGTCTAACATCCGCGAAGCGAAAAAGAATATGTTTAGCTTTACGGCAGTTTTTGTGGTGATCAATATCTTTTTTTTAAGCGTAGGGGCATTGCTTTATATCTACGCGGCACATAACGGTATTAAGGTTGCAAAAACCGATTACCTGTATCCAACCATCGCCCTGCAATACTTAGGCATAATACCTGCAATGGTTTTTATGCTTGGTTTAACTGCTGCAACCTTTGCCACTACCGATTCCGCGTTAACCGCACTCACAACTTCTTTTTGTGTTGATTTTTTAGGTTTTAATAAGCGTGAAGCCATCAACAGTAAAAAGAATGTAAACACCAGGCATTTTGTGCATATTGGCTTTTCTGTGTTGATGCTGCTGACCATTATCGCTTTTAATGCCATTAATAATGATGCTGTTGTAACAGCTATCTTCAAAGTGGCATCTTATACCTATGGTCCGTTGCTTGGCCTGTACAGCTTTGGTTTGTTTATGAAAAACAGGCAGGTTAGGGATAAGCTGGTGCCTTTTATTTGTTTGATATCGCCAGCAATCTGTTATTTCCTGAGCACTTCATCAAAAGCGCTGCTGGGCGGTTATGTTTTCGATAACGAACTCATCATCGTGAACGGATTGATTACATTTGCCGGGCTGCTAATCACCTCTGCATCGAAAACAAAAACACCAATTAGTGCTTAA
- a CDS encoding LOG family protein, which produces MTNDDKIRRAFENKNWQEIKVTDSWQIFKIMAEFVDGFDKLAKIGPCVSIFGSARTKNDSKYYQTSEECARLLSERGYGVISGGGPGIMEAANKGAFEAGGKSVGLNIELPFEQFHNKYLDRDKILEFDYFFVRKVMFMKYSQGFIILPGGFGTMDESFEAMTLIQTGKIARFPIVFVGIDYWKGLFDWVEKNMLEHEHNISPEDLNLYRLVDTAEEATEHIFRFYDKYVLKPNF; this is translated from the coding sequence ATGACAAATGATGATAAAATAAGACGCGCGTTTGAAAATAAGAACTGGCAGGAAATTAAGGTAACCGACTCCTGGCAGATATTTAAAATTATGGCCGAGTTTGTTGATGGTTTTGATAAACTGGCTAAAATAGGCCCTTGTGTATCCATATTCGGGTCGGCACGAACAAAAAATGATAGTAAGTATTACCAGACATCAGAAGAATGCGCCCGTTTGCTATCAGAGCGCGGCTACGGCGTAATATCAGGCGGCGGGCCGGGCATTATGGAGGCCGCTAATAAAGGTGCATTTGAGGCAGGAGGGAAGTCGGTAGGGCTGAACATTGAATTGCCATTTGAACAGTTCCACAATAAGTACCTCGATAGGGACAAAATACTGGAGTTTGATTATTTTTTTGTGCGCAAAGTAATGTTCATGAAATATTCGCAGGGCTTTATTATATTGCCCGGCGGCTTTGGTACCATGGATGAATCGTTCGAGGCTATGACGCTGATACAAACAGGTAAGATAGCCCGTTTTCCTATTGTGTTTGTGGGAATTGACTACTGGAAGGGGTTGTTTGATTGGGTGGAGAAAAACATGCTTGAACACGAGCATAACATCAGCCCGGAAGATTTGAACTTGTACCGTTTGGTAGACACCGCCGAAGAGGCAACCGAGCATATTTTTCGCTTTTATGATAAATATGTGCTTAAACCTAACTTCTAA
- the gatB gene encoding Asp-tRNA(Asn)/Glu-tRNA(Gln) amidotransferase subunit GatB: MTVLTGDISDKYELVVGLEVHAQLSTLSKAFSSDSAAFGAEPNHHISPVSLGHPGTLPRLNKTMVEYAVKMGLACNCTVNLNNTFARKNYFYADLPKGYQITQDHKPVVTGGFVPVRLSDGTAKDIAIHHIHMEEDAGKSMHDQHFDDSLIDLNRAGVPLIEIVTEPDMRSSEEAGQFLTETRKLLRYLDICDGNMEEGSMRCDANISVRLKGETAYGNRCEVKNLNSIRNVQRAIEHEFARQVNVIENGGRIDQNTLNFNADTGETSVLRSKEMANDYRYFPEPDLAPLFLDKSYIDKIQQAMPALPNQLYKKYTAELGLSDYDATVITADKELALFFEELIKHTSNYKSAVHLLMGPVKSHLNESGLHIGNIGVKPSNLAGLIKLVDSGQINNTVASHKLFPALLKFPDKTAETLAAELNLLISNDGDDVSQFIQAAIAKFPDKVKEYQKGKKGVLGLFMGEIMKSSKGKIDPQKTNQLLIKELESK, encoded by the coding sequence ATGACAGTTCTCACAGGCGATATTAGTGACAAATATGAGTTGGTTGTAGGGTTAGAGGTTCACGCGCAATTATCTACTTTAAGCAAGGCATTTTCATCAGATTCAGCAGCATTTGGCGCTGAACCTAATCATCATATCAGTCCAGTATCATTAGGGCACCCGGGCACACTTCCCCGCCTTAATAAAACTATGGTGGAGTATGCAGTTAAAATGGGCCTGGCCTGCAATTGCACAGTTAACCTGAATAATACATTCGCCCGTAAAAATTATTTTTACGCTGATCTGCCAAAAGGCTACCAGATAACCCAGGATCATAAACCAGTAGTTACGGGTGGTTTTGTACCGGTAAGATTGAGTGACGGCACGGCGAAAGATATCGCTATCCATCACATCCATATGGAAGAGGATGCCGGTAAAAGCATGCACGACCAGCATTTCGATGATTCACTTATCGACCTGAATCGTGCAGGTGTCCCCCTGATTGAAATCGTTACCGAGCCCGACATGCGCAGCAGCGAAGAAGCAGGACAGTTTTTAACAGAGACACGTAAGCTGTTACGCTACCTTGATATTTGCGATGGCAATATGGAGGAAGGCAGCATGCGTTGCGATGCCAATATCTCAGTAAGGCTTAAAGGTGAAACAGCTTACGGCAATCGCTGTGAAGTAAAAAACCTGAACTCTATACGCAATGTACAGCGTGCCATTGAACATGAATTTGCAAGACAGGTAAACGTTATTGAAAACGGCGGTCGTATAGATCAAAACACTTTAAACTTTAATGCTGATACAGGTGAAACATCAGTTTTACGCTCAAAGGAAATGGCTAACGATTACCGTTATTTTCCTGAACCCGATCTGGCGCCATTATTTTTAGATAAGTCGTATATCGACAAAATACAACAGGCTATGCCTGCCCTGCCTAACCAACTTTATAAAAAGTACACTGCTGAATTAGGGCTATCAGATTATGACGCGACGGTTATTACGGCCGATAAAGAACTTGCTTTATTTTTTGAAGAATTAATTAAGCATACCAGTAATTATAAATCGGCAGTACATTTGCTGATGGGGCCTGTTAAATCGCATTTAAATGAAAGTGGTTTGCACATTGGCAATATCGGCGTTAAACCTTCAAACTTGGCCGGGTTAATTAAACTGGTTGATTCAGGACAGATCAATAATACCGTGGCATCGCATAAATTATTCCCTGCCCTGCTTAAATTCCCGGATAAAACCGCGGAAACGTTGGCTGCTGAACTGAACCTATTGATCAGTAATGATGGTGACGATGTGAGTCAGTTTATCCAGGCCGCGATTGCCAAGTTTCCGGATAAGGTTAAAGAATACCAGAAAGGTAAAAAAGGCGTTTTAGGTTTGTTTATGGGCGAAATTATGAAAAGCTCAAAAGGCAAGATCGATCCGCAGAAAACAAATCAACTACTTATTAAAGAACTAGAATCTAAATAA
- a CDS encoding VOC family protein: MKINRLDHLVLTVKDIDATCAFYRDILRMEIETFQQGRKALKFGIQKINLHQYGHEIDPKAINPTPGSGDLCFIADTPIAEVVETLKTKGIAIETGPVERTGATGKIISVYLRDPDQNLVEISNYI; encoded by the coding sequence ATGAAAATTAACCGACTCGATCATTTAGTTTTAACGGTAAAAGATATAGATGCTACCTGTGCCTTTTACCGGGATATTTTAAGAATGGAGATAGAAACATTTCAGCAAGGCAGGAAAGCATTGAAATTCGGCATACAAAAGATCAACCTGCACCAGTATGGGCATGAGATTGATCCTAAAGCCATCAACCCTACTCCTGGCTCTGGCGATCTTTGTTTTATTGCTGATACGCCGATTGCTGAGGTTGTAGAAACACTCAAAACCAAAGGTATTGCCATTGAAACCGGGCCAGTGGAACGAACCGGCGCTACCGGCAAAATTATATCGGTATATTTAAGAGATCCCGACCAAAATCTTGTAGAAATAAGTAATTATATTTAG
- a CDS encoding response regulator transcription factor has protein sequence MSNISKQKILIVDDEPDILELIEYNLKKEGYQVFLAHNGQEAVTEAKRSLPDLIVLDIMMPKMDGIEACRIMRTMPEFKNTFMVFLTARSEEYSEIAGFNVGADDYIAKPIKPRALVSRINAILRRNAPAEDVTDNKLEIGDLVIDREAYLVFQKGAKVVLAKKEFELLYLLASKPGKVYTREVILKNIWEDSVVVTNRTIDVHIRKVREKLGDDIISTVKGVGYKFGA, from the coding sequence ATGAGCAACATATCGAAACAAAAAATACTTATTGTTGATGATGAACCGGATATTTTAGAGCTGATAGAGTATAATTTAAAGAAGGAAGGCTACCAGGTTTTCCTGGCGCATAACGGACAAGAAGCTGTTACTGAGGCCAAAAGATCTCTCCCTGACCTGATAGTACTGGACATTATGATGCCTAAAATGGATGGCATCGAGGCCTGCCGCATTATGCGCACCATGCCCGAATTTAAGAATACCTTTATGGTGTTTTTAACTGCCCGCAGTGAGGAATATTCTGAAATTGCAGGTTTCAACGTTGGAGCAGACGATTATATTGCAAAACCTATAAAGCCCCGCGCTTTGGTTAGCCGTATTAACGCCATATTACGCCGCAACGCCCCTGCCGAAGATGTTACCGATAACAAACTGGAAATTGGCGACCTGGTAATTGACCGCGAGGCTTATCTTGTTTTCCAAAAAGGTGCTAAGGTGGTATTAGCCAAAAAAGAATTTGAGCTATTGTACCTGCTGGCTTCAAAACCTGGTAAAGTTTATACCCGCGAGGTGATCCTGAAAAATATTTGGGAAGACTCAGTAGTAGTTACTAACCGTACTATTGATGTACATATCCGTAAGGTACGTGAAAAATTAGGTGATGATATTATATCAACCGTAAAAGGTGTTGGTTATAAGTTCGGAGCGTAA